One stretch of Tribolium castaneum strain GA2 chromosome 5, icTriCast1.1, whole genome shotgun sequence DNA includes these proteins:
- the LOC103312419 gene encoding maternal protein tudor isoform X2 has translation METQPNCLFITYVEKEGPFLKVWGQTDKNTSLYIEQVLHSFTPQFDNGLCIPRPDALQIGILCCAKYKDSKYYRARITSLNYLHNRYIEVNFVDYGHQDVVPVSNIRSLEGFDTAFVSLQPQASSFLLAEAVCPRGEWNEAYLEEICKEIRYTEVNFSIVAQVTKHYLVRLFVGVNDLAIVLISKGLMRNTSLTTQEAVLLSMMPRAPLQPPPIQQQSIATYKAFTLEPGSQYEVYVSYVTDGPCNFSVQLKQSEEVLGKLMKEINSMTLTPIEGIPIPGTVCLARCTEDGHICRAVVTNEVDGQFKVFYVDFGNFEVIPLESLYEIPFKFVIPKVMAIRFALAGVEKSTVTLEMQCAFKQFVDNRLIHMKVMPMTTRTSLPRCELWDPESGISALDIVTKAALSNYPDHITLHRGFSQTVKISYVFSCNRFYVQLKAKQDELLRLMLDIQVLCNEAETLNSNTIKVGLPCYALYEGDQQWYRSQIVEVLGAGQVKVHYVDYGNEEVVSMNLLKPIEGKQLTKMRPQAIECCLNGYQNMEPDLERDNLLEELILEHEFTMKVVEMQGKKALVELIDSANYNVASLLLDKIAVTRSQVSPMLVQAGNKIEHRKYSQPFNSRESSQRTEQRKPGSRNSFDSEPDENNTWRQNNKGFNKNYDRNKRDELNDSTDSERHSTKGFNRNDRNRNESRNTEGSWKQNSGFNKSQDRFNKDRNNRNNDWGGSGDERKNFREKDSWGGDRNNDRQNNSKESWGGNDQQNSNSPNDGWGSSKENYRQNYNSRGNKGDWDNNRENDKRNFNSRENNDWGDRKGFQPRDRDNFKPRKRFEDGNNDWNNGDKDSSQPWKKSEDGGGDWNADSTHRSGGGFKKREFKREASELSSSGSEKSFRKGGNFRNNKPDFRKPNRSPRGNFGGDSGDGWNTGASTATEVLNAAPSTAKFTILNVDNTEANVVISWFHNPSQFYCQIESTQDEFKRMMEEIQQAYKGRQAGTATVGAPVIGLFPEDRVLYRAKVLETLGSQYKVYYVDFGNVSVIDKVWPIEKRFMELPAQAICCKLRGIDPPTDTWPEANNYGQYFDKKQFFCKFISTEDTRVAIELKYDNEDIASLLLKDGLAKACVTPPEPELPLLIGQQFRALLLSVNSLGDFLMSLQNGAVLKCSVFNLSASTETWEDSLKEKINHILIVYVDDLKEDRLEVTLYDENGAKIKLINNDEGAYESVELLCPYLILSSQISGEIAHIEQTTVYLQPADCAENIQYFLNSAFEYYESFTPEEPLTPTEGFVYAVKSPDTNWYRGRVVSLDDNKQVTVNYIDYGNSEQVNFDALRELTAEFMTIPILCVPIAIKGVTEELIGEFVSINLTFTETGLEGTLQEKEVTVVPTEGKQIEQIATDVTEKPNLEEVAQTTCGTQVVLSHTDSPSDFYLQLAESIEGIEELQARLQELAPEMTDIENPVIGVLCAAPYSVDQQWYRAQVLDADSDITTVRFVDYGNTDVLDNHTTRVKTLPTDLLSLEVHATRCRLKIKPIDEEWTSVASERFEQLASVENLTAQFISQDEKTNYVELYSDGTNVREILIAENLALPDEVVPEASSTVGFVSHLNSPSEFWIQFENCVEGLEWVAEQLSGAENFPELEDLAPGVLCAALFPDDQMWYRARILSNTVAGIEVLFVDYGNSCTSCSLRDLPEDLVMLPPLAQKCSLQKPEGLTVWGPEMVRKFVEIAADGQTTFHVNKLSTGETASVVLLLDGVDVTTLIVPQTEEVSVKSFEGLDEIVLVKKGGEEMQTKFKLEPLPDGVWSEDSVKKFAEMNNNGTTVFQAEFVSDDMIRLYLGLNDIRLELNGIKTTTPTSSPLKTRTTDTHSTHETSTSSTEANLDGNEGFVKGLVAEIIENSTNLHECVEEDVCDEECIDIIKSLLTDIIEESTNLIETTQSTNHELNVELIENAVQSEEKEFESKSSEKVPVAETVTMEDEKKETEAVTPEEVPTVIEKKEAETVTSEEVSTVSEKKEAEKPAEDIKTTEAVVASDNSENQDKPEVKENDQ, from the exons ATGGAGACGCAACCCAACTGCCTCTTCATCACTTACGTGGAGAAAGAGGGCCCGTTTCTGAAAGTGTGGGGCCAAACGGACAAAAACACCTCGCTGTACATTGAGCAAGTGTTGCATAGTTTCACGCCGCAATTCGATAACGGTTTATGCATTCCTCGTCCCGACGCGCTCCAAATCGGCATCTTGTGCTGTGCGAAATACAAAGACAGCAAGTACTACCGCGCACGAATCACCAGCTTGAATTACTTGCATAATCGCTACATCGAGGTCAATTTCGTCGATTACGGCCACCAGGACGTGGTGCCCGTGTCAAACATCCGCTCCTTGGAGGGGTTCGACACCGCGTTCGTCTCCCTGCAGCCCCAGGCGAGCAGTTTCCTGCTCGCTGAGGCCGTGTGCCCCCGGGGGGAGTGGAACGAGGCGTATCTCGAGGAGATTTGCAAGGAGATTCGCTACACTGAAGTTAACTTTAGCATTGTTGCCCAAGTCACTAAACACTATCTTGTCAGGCTTTTTGTGGGCGTTAATGATTTGGCGATTGTTTTGATTTCGAAGGGGCTCATGAGAAACACTTCGCTCACGACGCAGGAGGCCGTGCTTTTGTCCATGATGCCGAGGGCGCCGCTCCAGCCGCCCCCGATTCAGCAGCAGAGTATTGCCACCTACAAGGCGTTCACGCTTGAACCAGGAAGCCAATATGAAGTTTATGTGTCGTATGTCACTGATGGACCGTGCAATTTTTCCGTTCAGTTGAAGCAATCTGAAGAGGTGTTGGGGAAGTTGATGAAGGAGATTAATTCGATGACGCTGACGCCCATTGAAGGGATTCCGATTCCGGGGACTGTTTGTTTGGCGAGGTGTACGGAAGATGGGCATATTTGCAGGGCGGTGGTTACCAATGAAGTTGATGGGCAATTCAAG GTGTTCTATGTGGATTTCGGCAACTTCGAAGTCATCCCTTTAGAATCACTTTACGAAATCCCCTTCAAATTCgtaattcctaaagttatggCCATCCGTTTCGCCCTTGCAGGCGTCGAAAAATCCACCGTCACGCTCGAAATGCAATGCGCCTTCAAACAATTCGTCGACAATCGTCTCATCCACATGAAAGTTATGCCGATGACGACGCGAACATCACTCCCTCGATGCGAACTCTGGGACCCCGAATCGGGAATCAGCGCTCTGGACATTGTCACAAAAGCCGCTTTGTCCAACTATCCAGACCACATCACACTCCATCGCGGTTTCAGTCAAACCGTCAAAATCAGTTACGTCTTCAGTTGTAACCGATTTTACGTCCAATTGAAAGCGAAACAAGACGAATTATTACGACTCATGTTGGATATTCAAGTTTTGTGTAATGAGGCTGAAACTTTGAACAGTAACACAATTAAAGTTGGATTGCCTTGCTATGCATTATATGAGGGAGATCAACAATGGTACCGAAGTCAAATTGTTGAAGTGCTGGGCGCAGGACAGGTTAAAGTCCATTATGTTGACTATGGGAATGAGGAAGTTGTTTCGATGAATTTGCTCAAACCGATCGAAGGGAAACAATTGACGAAAATGAGGCCTCAAGCCATTGAATGTTGTCTCAACGGTTACCAGAATATGGAACCAGATCTCGAACGTGATAATCTACTCGAAGAACTTATTTTGGAACATGAATTTACGATGAAAGTTGTCGAAATGCAAGGCAAGAAAGCATTGGTCGAATTGATCGATTCGGCGAATTATAATGTGGCGTCGTTATTGTTGGATAAAATCGCAGTTACACGGTCTCAAGTCAGTCCGATGTTGGTGCAAGCCGGTAATAAAATCGAACATAGGAAATATTCGCAGCCTTTTAATTCGAGAGAATCATCGCAAAGGACCGAACAACGTAAACCGGg aagtcGAAACAGCTTCGACTCCGAACCCGACGAAAACAATACTTGGAGGCAAAACAATAAAGGTTTCAA TAAAAATTACGATCGAAATAAACGAGACGAATTAAACGATTCCACCGATAGCGAAAGACATagcactaaaggttttaatcGAAATGATAGAAATAGAAACGAATCACGAAACACTGAGGGCTCTTGGAAACAAAACAGTGGTTTCAA TAAAAGTCAGGATAGGTTTAACAAGGATCGGAATAATCGAAATAATGATTGGGGTGGTAGTGGAGATGAGcgtaaaaatttcagagagAAAGACAGTTGGGGTGGGGATAGAAATAATGACCGGCAAAATAATTCCAAAGAAAGTTGGGGTGGTAATGACCAACAGAATAGTAATTCTCCTAATGATGGTTGGGGTAGTAGCAAGGAAAATTATCGACAGAATTATAATTCGAGGGGTAATAAAGGCGATTGGGATAACAATCGCGAAAATGACAAGCGGAATTTTAATTCGCGGGAAAACAACGATTGGGGTGATCGCAAAGGTTTCCAACCAAGAGATAGAGACAATTTCAAACCGAGAAAAAGATTTGAAGACGGAAACAATGACTGGAATAATGGAGATAAAGATAGTTCTCAACCGTGGAAAAA ATCTGAAGACGGCGGCGGTGATTGGAATGCAGATTCGACACATAGGTCTGGTGGTGGTTTTAAAAAGAGGGAATTCAAGCGAGAGGCAAGCGAACTCAGTTCGAGCGGTTCCGAGAAAAGTTTCCGAAAAGGGGGCAATTTTCGGAACAATAAACCCGATTTTAGGAAACCAAACAGGTCACCTAGAGGTAATTTTGGTGGTGATTCAGGTGATGGATGGAACACTGGAGCTAGTACCGCTACTGAGGTACTTAATGCTGCTCCAAGTACAGCCAAATTTACAATCTTAAATGTCGACAATACTGAGGCTAATGTTGTAATTAGTTGGTTCCATAATCCGTCACAATTTTACTGCCAGATTGAAAGTACTCAA gACGAGTTCAAACGAATGATGGAAGAAATCCAACAAGCATACAAAGGCCGTCAGGCGGGTACTGCAACTGTTGGTGCCCCCGTAATTGGATTATTTCCCGAAGATCGTGTCCTCTATCGGGCCAAAGTCTTGGAGACTTTAGGCTCTCAATATAAAGTTTATTATGTCGATTTTGGTAATGTTTCTGTGATAGATAAAGTGTGGCCAATCGAAAAGCGATTTATGGAACTTCCCGCTCAGGCTATATGTTGTAAATTGAGGGGAATTGACCCACCTACAGACACTTGGCCTGAAGCTAATAACTATGGTCAGTATTTCGACAAGAAGCAattcttttgtaaatttatttcaacagAAGATACAAG AGTTGCTATAGAGTTGAAATATGATAACGAAGATATTGCAAGCTTGTTGTTGAAAGATGGGTTAGCGAAAGCTTGTGTCACGCCACCAGAACCCGAATTGCCTTTACTGATTGGACAGCAATTTAGAGCGTTGTTGCTCAGTGTTAATAGTTTGGGTGATTTCTTGATGTCGCTGCAGAACGGTGCTGTGTTGAAATGTAGTGTTTTTAATCTGAGTGCATCGACCGAAACGTGGGAGGATAGTCTCAAGGAGAAGATCAACCACATTTTGATTGTTTACGTCGACGACTTGAAAGAGGATAG ACTCGAAGTGACTTTATACGATGAAAACGGTGCGAAAATCAAGCTTATTAACAACGACGAGGGCGCCTACGAATCGGTCGAACTCCTTTGTCCTTACTTAATCCTTAGTTCGCAAATTTCCGGTGAAATTGCACACATTGAACAAACCACAGTTTATCTTCAACCGGCCGATTGTGCCGAAAATATCCAATACTTCCTAAACTCAGCATTCGAATATTATGAAAGTTTCACCCCCGAAGAACCCCTAACACCTACCGAAGGTTTCGTTTATGCCGTTAAGAGCCCAGACACTAATTGGTATCGAGGCCGTGTCGTAAGCCTCGACGATAATAAACAAGTCACAGTGAATTACATAGATTATGGCAATTCGGAACAAGTTAATTTCGATGCTTTGCGAGAACTTACCGCCGAATTTATGACAATTCCCATTTTGTGTGTTCCTATAGCGATTAAAGGTGTTACGGAAGAATTAATCGGTGAATTTGTTTCGATTAATTTGACGTTTACCGAAACGGGGCTAGAAGGCACCTTACAGGAAAAGGAAGTGACTGTAGTACCGACTGAAGGCAaacaaattgaacaaattgcGACTGACGTAACCGAAAAACCGAATCTCGAAGAAGTGGCTCAAACTACTTGCGGTACTCAGGTCGTACTAAGTCACACTGATAGTCCGagtgatttttatttacaattagcCGAATCGATTGAAGGTATCGAAGAATTGCAAGCGAGGCTTCAGGAACTAGCTCCGGAAATGACCGATATTGAAAATCCAGTTATTGGAGTACTTTGTGCTGCACCCTATTCTGTGGATCAACAGTGGTACCGAGCACAAGTCTTAGACGCTGATAGCGACATAACTACGGTACGTTTTGTCGATTATGGCAATACAGACGTTCTGGATAACCACACAACTCGCGTTAAAACCCTTCCAACTGATTTACTTTCTTTGGAAGTTCATGCGACCAGATGTCGCCTCAAAATCAAACCAATCGACGAAGAATGGACAAGTGTTGCTTCGGAACGCTTCGAACAATTGGCCAGTGTTGAGAATCTCACCGCACAATTTATCAGTCAAGACGAGAAAACCAACTATGTGGAATTGTACTCAGACGGTACCAACGTTCGCGAGATTTTAATCGCGGAGAATTTGGCGCTTCCTGACGAAGTCGTACCGGAAGCAAGCAGTACTGTTGGTTTTGTTAGCCACTTAAATTCGCCCTCCGAGTTTTGGATCCAGTTCGAAAACTGTGTCGAAGGCCTGGAATGGGTTGCGGAACAGTTATCCGGAGCGGAAAATTTCCCCGAACTTGAAGATTTGGCTCCGGGGGTTTTATGCGCGGCGTTGTTTCCCGATGATCAAATGTGGTACCGTGCCCGGATTTTGTCGAATACTGTCGCTGGGATTGAAGTACTGTTTGTCGATTATGGCAATTCTTGTACGAGTTGTAGTCTGAGAGATCTTCCCGAAGATTTGGTTATGTTGCCACCACTGGCGCAAAAATGTAGTCTACAAAAACCGGAAGGTTTGACGGTTTGGGGGCCGGAAATGGTCCGGAAGTTTGTCGAGATTGCGGCAGATGGTCAAACTACTTTCCATGTGAATAAGTTGAGTACTGGCGAGACGGCGTCCGTTGTTTTGTTGCTTGATGGGGTTGATGTCACTACGTTGATTGTGCCCCAGACTGAGGAAGTGAGTGTTAAGAGTTTTGAAGGGTTGGATGAGATTGTGTTGGTTAAAAAAGGGGGTGAGGAGATGCAAACGAAGTTTAAGTTGGAGCCGCTTCCCGATGGTGTCTGGAGTGAGGACTCGGTAAAGAAGTTTGCAGAGATGAATAATAACG GAACCACCGTCTTCCAGGCCGAATTCGTTTCAGACGATATGATTCGATTGTACCTCGGTTTGAATGACATTCGACTCGAATTGAACGGAATTAAAACCACAACACCGACATCTAGTCCGCTGAAAACACGAACAACTGACACACATTCCACACATGAAACGAGTACCAGCAGTACTGAAGCCAATCTTGACGGTAATGAAGGGTTTGTTAAGGGTTTGGTTGCGGAAATCATTGAAAATAGTACTAATCTTCATGAGTGTGTTGAAGAGGATGTTTGTGATGAAGAGTGCATAGACATTATTAAATCATTACTAACTGACATTATCGAAGAGAGTACTAACCTAATCGAGACTACACAAAGTACTAATCATGAATTAAATGTTGAACTAATAG aaaatgcgGTTCAGAGTGAAGAAAAAGAATTTGAATCTAAGTCTTCAGAAAAAGTTCCAGTTGCTGAAACTGTGACTATGGAAGATGAAAAAAAGGAAACTGAAGCTGTGACCCCGGAAGAAGTTCCAACTGTTATCGAGAAAAAAGAAGCTGAAACTGTGACTTCAGAAGAAGTTTCAACTGTTAGTGAGAAAAAGGAAGCTGAAAAACCAGCTGAAGACATCAAAACGACAGAAGCTGTAGTAGCTTCAGATAATTCCGAAAACCAAGACAAGCCTGAGGTAAAAGAAAATGACcaataa